The following coding sequences lie in one Myxococcus xanthus genomic window:
- a CDS encoding transcriptional regulator, whose translation MSAPVPPARGSTVRGALEAALTSAPESGLTAKDLSALVGISEKDVAGHLEHLEKSLKAQGARLEVLPASCLACGFTFKDRRRFTRPGACPQCRATRIDPPAFRVIG comes from the coding sequence CTCCAGCGCGCGGCAGCACCGTGCGCGGCGCGCTGGAGGCGGCGCTGACGTCCGCCCCGGAGAGCGGCCTCACCGCGAAGGACCTCTCCGCCCTGGTGGGCATCTCCGAGAAGGACGTGGCCGGGCACCTGGAGCACCTGGAGAAGTCCCTCAAGGCCCAGGGCGCCCGCCTGGAGGTGTTGCCCGCCTCCTGCCTGGCGTGTGGCTTCACCTTCAAGGACCGCAGGCGCTTCACGCGGCCCGGCGCCTGCCCCCAGTGCCGCGCCACGCGCATCGATCCGCCGGCCTTCCGCGTCATCGGTTGA